A stretch of the Rosa rugosa chromosome 5, drRosRugo1.1, whole genome shotgun sequence genome encodes the following:
- the LOC133712019 gene encoding protein FAR1-RELATED SEQUENCE 5-like translates to MESQQSFDDTAIYCPQVKVDLIPVKNQEFHTLEDVETFYKSYAKESGFDVKSFTSEKKNDVIVRKAYVCSKQGTSKVTGKKRNRNRTRVNCKARIVVVRRATIGKYVVTIFDEGHSHPLTTPRRKHLTKIHREVSSIHKSLTKQLTAVNVPTCTQFDFLGVHSGGVENIGCLQQDIYNYKRDCRKEVKGHDGDMLHEYFLLEKEKDPSLIFKIEADNENRITHIFWADAISRRSYKFYGDVVIFDTTYNTNMYSLIFAPLVGVNNHGQTIILACAFLSNETTDSFVWFFKEFLDAMPGDAPRMIITDQDPAMTKAISEVLPQTFHRYCSWHILNKFSEKIDPGKYTRYYDEFQDCIWNSENRDEFDARWTSIVVSSGLSDNGWLKTMYDIRSTWVPAYVNHIFSAGMSSSQRAESGHAFYKRFVSKENTLLDFMVQFNRAVTRQRHMELMEDHVDINEKPNFHSPFEMADQMARVYTHECFKQFYDQLSQCCNYRFELSHENDTYMVYVALRKKMENPKGREIIYAKESDFVSCSCKKFETGGIPCRHILAFLIFIRLVDRLPDQYILKRWTKSRKAETVLDDVGVEITDNRDLLARRSRLCQYAVDVIDKIMGSEEASDLFVDSLESVLEMYNSMMSDGETVKSAIVPAEQKSLPSQHIYNEPIQVRAKGCGKRLKAGKEKGRLKAAKKANGKGRFCHGCKKNDQQHDKRNCPELKNKNDISSPQTGEDTSDPSTDEEEYSNTGVDESA, encoded by the exons ATGGAGTCACAACAAAGTTTCGATGACACTGCTATCTATTGTCCTCAAGTGAAGGTTGATCTGATTCCTGTAAAGAACCAAGAATTTCATACACTAGAAGACGTTGAGACGTTTTACAAAAGCTATGCAAAAGAATCAGGGTTTGATGTCAAAAGTTTTACTAGCGAGAAGAAGAATGATGTGATTGTAAGAAAGGCGTATGTGTGCTCTAAACAAGGAACATCAAAGGTaacaggaaagaaaagaaataggaATCGAACAAGAGTAAATTGCAAGGCAAGAATAGTAGTTGTAAGACGTGCTACGATCGGCAAATATGTTGTCACTATTTTTGATGAGGGTCACAGCCATCCTTTAACTACCCCACGAAGAAAACATCTGACAAAGATCCATCGTGAGGTTTCATCGATTCATAAATCATTAACGAAACAACTGACTGCAGTCAATGTGCCAACATGTACACAATTTGACTTTCTTGGAGTGCATTCAGGAGGAGTAGAAAACATTGGGTGCTTGCAACAAGATATTTATAACTACAAAAGGGATTGTCGCAAAGAGGTGAAGGGACATGATGGAGATATGTTGCATGAGTACTTCCTGttggagaaagaaaaagatcCTTCATTAATTTTCAAAATAGAGGCTGATAACGAGAACAGGATCACACATATCTTTTGGGCTGATGCAATTTCTAGACGATCTTACAAGTTTTATGGTGATGTTGTAATATTTGACACAACTTACAATACCAATATGTATTCGTTGATCTTTGCACCTTTGGTGGGAGTAAATAATCATGGGCAGACAATAATTTTGGCTTGTGCATTCTTAAGCAATGAGACAACTGATTCTTTTGTTTGGTTCTTTAAAGAATTTTTAGATGCAATGCCAGGTGATGCTCCGAGGATGATTATTACTGATCAAGATCCAGCAATGACGAAAGCTATCTCTGAAGTACTCCCACAGACATTTCACAGGTATTGTAGTTGGCATATTCTAAATAAATTCTCTGAAAAAATAGACCCAGGAAAATATACTCGTTATTATGATGAATTTCAAGATTGCATATGGAATTCAGAAAATAGAGATGAGTTTGATGCAAGGTGGACATCGATTGTTGTGAGTAGTGGTTTAAGTGACAATGGATGGTTAAAGACTATGTATGATATTCGGTCAACATGGGTGCCTGCATATGTAAATCATATCTTTTCAGCTGGGATGTCAAGTAGTCAGCGAGCAGAAAGTGGGCATGCTTTTTACAAGAGGTTTGTTTCTAAAGAAAACACATTGTTAGATTTTATGGTTCAGTTTAATCGGGCTGTCACACGTCAACGACATATGGAATTAATGGAGGACCATGTTGACATCAATGAGAAGCCAAATTTTCACTCACCCTTTGAGATGGCAGACCAAATGGCTCGTGTTTATACACATGAATGCTTTAAACAATTTTATGATCAGTTGTCGCAATGTTGCAATTATAGATTTGAGCTCTCACATGAGAATGATACGTATATGGTGTATGTTGCACtgagaaaaaaaatggagaacCCCAAGGGTCGTGAAATTATTTATGCTAAAGAGTCAGATTTTGTATCATGCAGCTGCAAAAAATTTGAGACGGGCGGGATACCATGTAGACATATTTTGGCATTTCTCATATTTATACGACTTGTTGATAGATTGCCAGATCAATACATCTTAAAGAGGTGGACGAAATCAAGAAAAGCTGAGACAGTTCTTGATGATGTCGGTGTGGAGATAACAGATAATAGAGATTTGCTTGCCAGGCGGAGTCGGTTATGCCAATATGCTGTAGATGTAATTGATAAGATTATGGGTAGCGAAGAAGCAAGTGATTTGTTTGTAGATTCATTAGAGAGTGTTCTGGAGATGTATAATTCCATGATGTCTGATGGTGAGACTGTTAAGTCTGCAATAGTGCCAGCTGAACAAAAAAGTCTTCCTTCTCAACACATTTATAATGAACCTATTCAAGTAAGGGCCAAAGGATGTGGGAAAAGATTGAAGGCAGGGAAAGAGAAGGGCAGATTGAAAGCTGCAAAGAAGGCAAATGGTAAAGGTAGATTTTGTCATGGATGTAAAAAAAATGACCAGCAACATGATAAAAGAAATTGTCCTGAGTTGAAGAATAAAAATGACATATCAAGTCCTCAAACTGG AGAGGATACAAGTGACCCAAGTACGGATGAGGAAGAGTATTCCAACACAGGAGTTGATGAGTCTGCGTAG
- the LOC133713191 gene encoding non-specific lipid-transfer protein 2-like — protein MKLSTSSGVSVLVLVFIIFMSSATTDLVMVAAGRVPELAHQAAEADTTCNPVQLSPCLDPIQHGSKPSSTCCQKLKEQIPIIPCLCGYIKNPAFKQYVTGPNAEKLSSNCGVPYPRC, from the coding sequence atgaagttgtCAACTAGCAGCGGTGTGTCGGTTTTGGTACTTGtattcatcatcttcatgaGTAGTGCCACTACAGACTTGGTGATGGTCGCAGCAGGTCGAGTACCGGAGCTTGCACACCAGGCAGCTGAGGCAGATACGACATGCAATCCGGTGCAGTTGAGTCCATGTTTAGATCCAATCCAGCATGGTTCGAAGCCGTCGAGTACCTGTTGCCAGAAGCTCAAGGAGCAGATTCCAATCATTCCATGCCTCTGTGGATACATCAAGAACCCAGCCTTCAAGCAATATGTCACCGGTCCCAACGCCGAAAAACTCTCTTCCAACTGTGGTGTTCCCTACCCTCGCTGTTAA